A DNA window from Salvelinus sp. IW2-2015 linkage group LG4q.1:29, ASM291031v2, whole genome shotgun sequence contains the following coding sequences:
- the cabp7b gene encoding calcium-binding protein 7, with protein MPVRMPVRTTRFMYKGNCTIPDILSYRTPINLPEDEVEEIREAFKVFDRDGNGYISKQELGVAMRSLGYMPNEVELEIIIQRLDMDGDGQVDFEEFVALLGPKLIAAGMPDKFHGADFDSVFWKCDMSKLTVDELKRLLYDTFCDHLTMKDIENIIMTEESHLDSQECQVDIDTSPTQQKHTCVRKSLICAFAFAFIISVMLIAANQMLRRGMK; from the exons ATGCCCGTGCGAATGCCAGTGCGAACCACAAGGTTCATGTACAAGGGAAATTGCACTATTCCAGATATCCTATCATACCGGACCCCCATTAACCTGCCCGAGGATGAGGTGGAAG AGATCCGTGAGGCCTTCAAGGTGTTTGACCGAGATGGAAACGGATACATCTCAAAGCAGGAGTTGGGGGTGGCTATGCGGTCGCTGGGATACATGCCCAATGAGGTGGAGCTGGAGATTATTATCCAAAGGCTGGACATGGATG GTGATGGCCAGGTTGACTTCGAGGAATTTGTTGCACTGCTTGGACCTAAACTTATTGCTGCTGGGATGCCTGATAAGTTCCATGGGGCGGACTTTGACTCTGTATTTTGGAAG TGTGACATGTCGAAGCTGACAGTGGATGAGCTGAAGAGGCTACTGTATGACACCTTCTGTGACCACCTCACCATGAAAGACATTGAGAACATCATCATGACCGAAGAGAGCCACCTGGACAGTCAAGAGTGCCAAGTGGACATTGACA CCAGCCCAACACAACAGAAGCACACATGTGTGCGGAAGAGCCTAATTTGTGCCTTCGCCTTTGCATTTATCATCAGCGTAATGCTTATTGCAGCTAACCAGATGCTTCGTAGAGGTATGAAGTAG